A single region of the Triticum dicoccoides isolate Atlit2015 ecotype Zavitan chromosome 2B, WEW_v2.0, whole genome shotgun sequence genome encodes:
- the LOC119366315 gene encoding uncharacterized protein LOC119366315, with protein sequence MDRTANVVLDIEGLPQQPDKCCTGSPKMTRALSRKGPNRVERRGGEEQEPDDLGKKVIIKVVPSQLEQIKLPLVHNKTLVTAHCTATAPVLTDSVEGRTKRFNRLTAFHPRRILLFFATLSSVGTMVLIYFTLGISGKVEA encoded by the exons ATGGACAGGACAGCAAATGTGGTATTGGATATCGAGGGTCTGCCTCAACAACCTGATAAATGCTGCACTGGAAGTCCAAAGATGACT AGAGCCCTGTCACGTAAGGGTCCAAACCGtgtggagaggaggggcggtgaagAGCAGGAGCCAGATGACTTGGGGAAAAAAGTTATCATTAAAG TTGTGCCATCTCAGTTGGAGCAGATCAAGTTGCCGCTAGTGCACAACAAAACTTTGGTCACTGCACATTGCACTGCCACCGCACCTGTTCTGACTGACTCTGTTGAAGGAAGGACCAAGAGATTTAATCGACTCACGGCGTTTCATCcgcggagaattcttctcttctttgCAACTTT GTCAAGCGTCGGGACGATGGTACTGATATACTTCACACTCGGCATCAGCGGCAAGGTGGAAGCCTAG